Proteins from a genomic interval of Coriobacteriia bacterium:
- a CDS encoding 2-isopropylmalate synthase — MEDRVRIFDTTLRDGEQSPGASMNTAEKLEIARQLVRLGVDIIEAGFPISSPGDFESVVRIGSEVGDACVVCALSRAVGQDIETAAQALANAKRPRIHTGIGVSGSHLRDKLRIGEDEALERAVAAVKLARSFVGDVEFYAEDAGRAEPAFLYRMIEAVIAAGATTVNIPDTTGYTYPEEFGSLVGGLFEHVAGIEDVVVSVHCHNDLGMATANALAGVRNGARQIECTVNGIGERAGNTSLEEVVMALRQRAQYFGVDTSIRTREIMRASRLVTTITGIRVQPNKAIVGANAFAHSSGIHQDGVLKERSTYEIIDPADVGAGGSSIVLTARSGRHALKHRLEELGFELHDDEFERVYASFLELADKKKEIYDEDLEALVGESERTLDEVFHLEQVHFMGGDPGIPTATVELVTRDGEHVIDSSQGTGPVDAVYKAINRVVKVPNDLSEFSVQAVTRGIDALGEVTIRITSEDGRVFTGRGAHSDIIVASAKAYMNALNRLLVSVRPTVSEEV; from the coding sequence GTGGAAGACAGGGTAAGGATCTTCGACACGACCCTGCGCGACGGCGAGCAATCGCCGGGCGCGAGCATGAACACGGCCGAGAAGCTGGAGATCGCAAGGCAGCTCGTGCGCCTAGGCGTCGACATCATCGAGGCCGGGTTCCCGATCTCGAGCCCCGGCGACTTCGAGAGCGTCGTTCGGATCGGGTCCGAGGTGGGGGACGCGTGCGTCGTGTGCGCGCTCTCCCGCGCCGTAGGGCAGGACATCGAGACGGCGGCACAGGCGCTCGCGAACGCGAAGCGGCCGCGCATCCACACCGGCATCGGCGTCTCCGGCAGCCACCTGCGAGACAAGCTCCGCATCGGCGAGGACGAGGCCCTCGAGCGCGCGGTCGCGGCCGTCAAGCTCGCCCGCTCCTTCGTCGGCGACGTCGAGTTCTACGCGGAGGACGCCGGGCGCGCCGAGCCCGCCTTCCTCTACCGCATGATCGAGGCGGTGATCGCTGCGGGTGCGACGACGGTGAACATCCCGGACACGACCGGCTACACGTACCCGGAGGAGTTCGGGTCCCTCGTGGGCGGCCTCTTCGAGCACGTCGCGGGTATCGAAGACGTCGTCGTGTCGGTGCATTGCCACAACGACCTCGGCATGGCCACCGCCAACGCGCTCGCGGGCGTGCGCAACGGCGCCCGGCAGATCGAATGCACGGTCAACGGCATCGGCGAACGCGCCGGGAACACCTCGCTCGAGGAGGTGGTGATGGCGCTGCGTCAGCGCGCGCAGTACTTCGGCGTCGACACCTCCATCCGGACCCGCGAGATCATGCGGGCCTCCCGGCTCGTCACCACCATCACGGGCATCCGCGTGCAGCCGAACAAGGCGATCGTCGGAGCGAACGCGTTCGCGCACAGCAGCGGCATCCATCAGGACGGAGTGCTCAAGGAGCGTTCCACCTACGAGATCATCGATCCGGCGGATGTCGGCGCCGGCGGCTCTTCGATCGTGCTCACCGCCAGGAGTGGCCGTCACGCTCTCAAGCATCGTCTCGAGGAGTTGGGCTTCGAACTCCACGACGACGAGTTCGAGCGCGTCTACGCGTCCTTCCTCGAGCTGGCGGACAAGAAGAAGGAGATCTACGACGAGGACCTCGAGGCGCTGGTCGGCGAGAGCGAGCGCACGCTCGACGAGGTCTTCCACCTCGAGCAGGTGCACTTCATGGGCGGCGACCCGGGCATCCCGACGGCGACGGTCGAGCTCGTCACGCGCGACGGCGAGCATGTCATCGATTCGAGCCAGGGTACGGGTCCGGTCGACGCCGTGTACAAGGCGATCAACCGTGTCGTCAAGGTGCCCAACGACCTGTCGGAGTTCAGCGTCCAGGCGGTGACTCGCGGCATCGACGCGCTCGGCGAGGTCACGATCCGTATCACGAGCGAGGACGGTCGCGTCTTCACCGGCCGCGGCGCGCACTCCGACATCATCGTCGCGTCGGCCAAGGCGTACATGAACGCCCTCAACCGGCTGCTCGTCTCCGTCCGCCCGACGGTCTCCGAGGAGGTGTGA
- the serA gene encoding phosphoglycerate dehydrogenase, whose product MLKVLVSETLADAGIEKLKAHFEVDVKTGLTPEELIATIPAYDALIVRSATKVTRDVIEAGAKLKIVGRAGVGVDNVDVEAATERGVVVCNAPTSNIVSAAEHTIALMLASARKIPQANASMHAGKWERSKFTGAEVYEKTLGIVGLGRIGALVAERAKGLGMHVVAFDPYVSEERGAQMGIEMVVTLDALLARADFITVHLPKTKETIGMFGAKQFAKMKDGVRLVNTARGGIYQNEALVEALASGKVASAGIDVYEVEPCTESALHGVANVILTPHLGASTDEAQDRAGVQIAELVAAGLMGEFVSTAVNIVPVAPELMDALKPWFGIAESLGRMVEQVVRGHVSELEVRFLGGIAALDTRILKTAVLKGLLSMVTPEAVNFVNANHYAEQRGIKVTETKQGESKDYVNLIEVRAITEDGPVAIGATLIGKRNEPRLVSLYDFDLDMAPSKFMAFFRYADRPGMIGKVGTILGANKINIASMQVGRTKRGGVALMGINVDTPVGPGLLEEIVGEAGIEGVWSVEL is encoded by the coding sequence ATGCTCAAGGTCCTGGTATCCGAGACGCTCGCGGACGCGGGCATCGAGAAGCTCAAGGCCCACTTCGAGGTCGACGTCAAGACGGGCCTGACGCCCGAGGAACTCATCGCGACGATCCCGGCCTACGACGCGCTCATCGTGCGCTCGGCGACCAAGGTGACGCGTGATGTCATCGAGGCGGGCGCGAAGCTGAAGATCGTCGGTCGCGCCGGAGTGGGCGTCGACAACGTCGACGTCGAAGCCGCGACCGAGCGAGGTGTCGTCGTCTGCAACGCCCCGACGAGCAACATCGTCTCGGCGGCGGAGCACACCATCGCGCTCATGCTCGCGAGCGCCCGCAAGATCCCGCAGGCCAACGCATCGATGCACGCCGGCAAGTGGGAGCGCAGCAAGTTCACGGGCGCGGAGGTGTACGAGAAGACGCTCGGCATCGTCGGCCTCGGCCGCATCGGCGCTCTCGTCGCCGAGCGCGCGAAGGGTCTCGGGATGCACGTGGTCGCCTTCGACCCGTACGTCTCCGAGGAGCGTGGCGCTCAGATGGGCATCGAGATGGTCGTCACACTCGACGCGTTGCTCGCGCGCGCCGACTTCATCACGGTCCACCTGCCGAAGACGAAAGAGACCATCGGCATGTTCGGTGCGAAGCAGTTCGCGAAGATGAAGGACGGCGTGCGGCTGGTGAACACGGCGCGCGGCGGCATCTACCAGAACGAGGCGCTCGTCGAGGCGCTCGCCTCCGGCAAGGTCGCGTCGGCGGGCATCGACGTCTACGAGGTCGAGCCCTGTACGGAGTCGGCCCTGCACGGAGTCGCGAACGTCATCCTCACGCCGCACCTCGGCGCGTCGACGGACGAGGCGCAGGACCGCGCGGGCGTCCAGATCGCGGAGCTGGTCGCGGCGGGGCTCATGGGAGAGTTCGTCTCGACCGCCGTGAACATCGTGCCGGTCGCTCCGGAACTCATGGACGCGCTGAAGCCGTGGTTCGGCATCGCCGAGTCGCTCGGCCGCATGGTCGAGCAGGTCGTGCGCGGGCACGTGTCCGAGCTAGAGGTCCGCTTCCTCGGCGGGATCGCCGCGCTCGATACGCGCATCCTGAAGACCGCCGTGCTCAAGGGTCTGCTCTCGATGGTGACGCCGGAAGCGGTGAACTTCGTCAACGCGAACCACTACGCGGAGCAGCGCGGCATCAAGGTCACCGAGACGAAGCAGGGCGAGAGCAAGGACTACGTCAACCTGATCGAGGTGCGCGCGATAACCGAGGACGGCCCGGTCGCGATCGGGGCGACGCTCATCGGGAAGCGCAACGAGCCGCGTCTCGTGAGCCTCTACGACTTCGACCTCGACATGGCGCCGAGCAAGTTCATGGCGTTCTTCCGCTACGCCGACCGGCCGGGGATGATCGGCAAGGTCGGGACGATCCTTGGAGCGAACAAGATCAACATCGCGTCGATGCAGGTAGGTCGAACCAAGCGTGGCGGTGTCGCCCTCATGGGCATCAACGTCGACACCCCCGTCGGTCCCGGCCTGCTCGAGGAGATCGTGGGCGAGGCCGGTATCGAGGGCGTCTGGAGCGTGGAACTGTAG
- a CDS encoding alanine--glyoxylate aminotransferase family protein — translation MQKKYLMTPGPTPVPAEVLLAQARPMIHHRTPDFSAALMEAVEGLKYVFETENDVLVMACSGTGAMESAFANCFCAGDTVVVARNGKFGDRMAQLAKVYGLNVVDLRYEWTTAVDPTDIATALVENPAVRGVVVVQSETSSGVLNDVEAIGAIVAEYPDCVFIVDSITGIGAVPCRTDAWKLDVVMTGSQKGLMLPPGLAALSVSEKAWRAYERSTLPKFYFDWMRYKKNLEKETTPFTPPVSLVIGLVEAVRMMREETLEGVIARHARLAEATRRGCEALGLALFAPEGGRGSAVTPVWVPDGVDGKKIVSIMKNKYGVTIAGGQDDYAGRIFRVGHLGYFGEFDIITTLAALEMTLSEMGYAFERGAGIKAAESVFMGE, via the coding sequence GTGCAGAAGAAGTACCTGATGACGCCGGGTCCGACCCCGGTACCGGCCGAGGTCCTGCTCGCGCAGGCCCGGCCGATGATCCACCATCGCACGCCGGACTTCTCGGCTGCGCTCATGGAGGCCGTCGAAGGGCTCAAGTACGTCTTCGAGACCGAGAACGACGTGCTCGTCATGGCGTGCTCGGGAACGGGTGCTATGGAGTCCGCCTTCGCGAACTGCTTCTGCGCCGGCGACACCGTCGTGGTCGCCCGCAACGGCAAGTTCGGAGACCGCATGGCGCAGCTCGCCAAGGTCTACGGGCTCAACGTCGTCGACCTGCGCTACGAGTGGACGACGGCCGTCGATCCGACGGACATCGCGACCGCGCTCGTGGAGAATCCTGCCGTTCGCGGCGTCGTCGTCGTACAGTCCGAGACGTCGTCGGGCGTGCTCAACGACGTCGAGGCGATCGGCGCGATCGTCGCCGAGTACCCCGACTGCGTCTTCATCGTCGACTCGATCACCGGCATCGGCGCCGTGCCGTGCCGCACCGACGCGTGGAAGCTCGATGTCGTGATGACCGGCTCGCAGAAGGGCCTCATGCTCCCGCCCGGGCTGGCCGCGTTGTCGGTCTCCGAGAAGGCCTGGCGCGCCTACGAGCGTTCCACCCTGCCGAAGTTCTACTTCGACTGGATGCGCTACAAGAAGAACCTCGAGAAGGAGACGACGCCGTTCACGCCGCCGGTCTCGCTCGTCATCGGACTCGTCGAGGCCGTGCGCATGATGCGCGAGGAGACACTGGAAGGCGTGATCGCCCGCCATGCCCGTCTCGCAGAGGCGACCCGCCGCGGCTGCGAGGCGCTGGGGCTCGCCCTGTTCGCGCCCGAGGGAGGCCGCGGCTCCGCCGTCACGCCGGTCTGGGTGCCCGACGGCGTCGACGGCAAGAAGATCGTCTCGATCATGAAGAACAAGTACGGTGTCACGATCGCCGGCGGTCAGGACGACTATGCCGGGCGCATCTTCCGGGTGGGGCATCTGGGCTACTTCGGGGAGTTCGACATCATCACCACGCTCGCGGCACTCGAGATGACCCTCTCCGAGATGGGGTATGCGTTCGAGCGCGGTGCGGGCATCAAGGCCGCCGAATCCGTATTCATGGGGGAGTAG
- the ilvC gene encoding ketol-acid reductoisomerase produces the protein MANVYYEKDCDLSLIKGRKIAVIGFGSQGHAHALNLHDSGCDVRVGLRAGSASWEKVKEGGLKVMTPREAAAEADIVMMLVPDELASHVYYSEIHESMTPGKVLAWAHGFNVHFGQVEAPEGVDVVMIAPKGPGHMVRRVFTEGSGVPCLIAVHQDASGKAKDIALAWALGIGGARAAVIETTFAEETETDLFGEQAVLCGGATHLVEAGFETLVEAGYQPEIAYFECLHELKLIVDLMYEGGMAKMRHSISNTAEYGDYATGPRIVTEETREEMRRVLAEIQSGEFARDWILENKAGQPHFKAMRRIHAQTYIEEVGGQLRGMFSWIPKD, from the coding sequence ATGGCGAACGTCTACTACGAGAAGGACTGCGACCTGTCGCTCATCAAGGGCCGCAAGATAGCGGTCATCGGGTTCGGGAGTCAGGGGCACGCGCACGCTCTGAACCTGCACGACTCCGGTTGCGACGTCCGGGTCGGCCTCCGTGCCGGGTCGGCTTCGTGGGAGAAGGTCAAGGAGGGCGGGCTCAAGGTCATGACGCCGCGAGAGGCCGCGGCCGAGGCCGACATAGTGATGATGCTCGTGCCGGACGAACTCGCGAGCCACGTTTACTACTCGGAGATCCACGAGTCGATGACGCCCGGCAAGGTGCTTGCGTGGGCGCACGGCTTCAACGTGCACTTCGGCCAGGTCGAGGCGCCGGAGGGTGTCGACGTGGTCATGATCGCGCCGAAGGGTCCGGGACACATGGTCCGTCGCGTCTTCACCGAGGGCAGCGGCGTGCCGTGCCTCATCGCGGTGCACCAGGACGCCTCCGGGAAGGCGAAGGACATCGCGCTCGCGTGGGCGCTCGGCATCGGCGGCGCTCGTGCGGCCGTCATCGAGACCACCTTCGCGGAGGAGACCGAGACCGACCTCTTCGGCGAGCAAGCGGTGCTCTGCGGCGGCGCGACGCATCTGGTCGAGGCCGGTTTCGAGACGCTCGTCGAGGCGGGCTACCAGCCCGAGATCGCCTACTTCGAGTGTCTCCACGAGCTGAAGCTCATCGTCGACCTCATGTACGAGGGCGGCATGGCCAAGATGCGCCACTCCATCAGCAACACAGCCGAGTACGGCGACTACGCCACCGGACCCCGCATCGTGACCGAGGAGACGCGCGAGGAGATGCGCCGCGTGCTCGCCGAGATCCAGAGCGGCGAGTTCGCGCGCGACTGGATCCTCGAGAACAAGGCCGGCCAGCCGCACTTCAAGGCGATGCGCCGCATCCACGCCCAGACGTACATCGAAGAGGTCGGCGGGCAGTTGCGTGGCATGTTCAGCTGGATACCGAAGGACTAG
- the ilvN gene encoding acetolactate synthase small subunit, protein MKHTLSVLVENKPGVLTRVTSLFSRRGFNIDSLAVGVTEDPSLSRITLVVSAEDTPLEQITKQLHKLINVIKIQDLDPKDMIDRELVLYKVNAPPDRRHEVIEIANVFRAKIVDVGRNTLTIEATGAGDKLFAMEDLLRAYGIKELARTGRIALSRGARDA, encoded by the coding sequence ATGAAGCACACACTCTCCGTGCTGGTGGAGAACAAGCCCGGCGTGCTCACACGGGTCACGTCGCTGTTCTCCCGGCGCGGGTTCAACATCGACTCGCTCGCGGTCGGCGTCACGGAGGACCCGTCGCTCTCGCGCATCACGCTCGTGGTGAGCGCGGAGGACACTCCGCTCGAGCAGATCACGAAGCAGCTGCACAAGCTGATCAACGTCATCAAGATCCAGGACCTCGATCCGAAGGACATGATCGATCGGGAACTCGTTCTCTACAAGGTGAACGCGCCTCCCGATCGCCGTCACGAGGTCATCGAGATAGCCAACGTCTTCAGGGCGAAGATCGTCGATGTAGGGCGCAACACCCTGACCATCGAGGCCACGGGCGCGGGAGACAAGCTCTTCGCGATGGAGGACCTCTTGCGGGCATACGGCATCAAGGAGCTCGCGCGCACGGGGCGGATCGCCCTGTCGCGCGGAGCCAGGGACGCGTGA
- the ilvB gene encoding biosynthetic-type acetolactate synthase large subunit: MRMTGAQALVRSLEQEGVEVLFGYPGGVALPIFDALYDSKAIRSVLPRHEQGAIHAADGYARVTGSPGVGIVTSGPGATNTVTGIANAYMDSIPLVVITAQVATHVIGTDAFQESDITGITIPVTKHNYLVKDPADLPDVIAEAFHIATTGRPGPVLVDLPVDVSKGELSYHHPESVNLPGFKPTYKGHAKQIKQAAQLIARARKPLLYAGGGVLSSEGWKELKELAELMQLPVVTTLMGKGVFPEDHHLFVGMPGMHGGKYTNYAITETDLLIAVGVRFDDRVTGKLATFATKAKVIHVDIDPAEIGKNRPVDVPIVGDARNVLAAIVAELRKMGAEPRTEAWMRLIDDWRARYPFHYHPSDELVMPELVVERVRELTKDRPTVVCTEVGQNQMWACQYMRIREPRTWVSSGGLGTMGFGLPAAIGAQLGRPGYLVVDIAGDGSIQMNSQEMATASIEKLPVKVVLLNNGFLGMVRQWQELFYDRRYASSVLPDCPDFVKLAEAYGWHGSRVTDPGGIDAALVAAFDHDGPALVDFRVTPEECVYPMVAPGGSIDEMLGGIPGGPVSEMLDGELLEEVWE; this comes from the coding sequence ATGAGGATGACGGGCGCGCAGGCCCTGGTCCGCTCGCTGGAGCAGGAGGGGGTCGAGGTCCTCTTCGGGTACCCGGGAGGCGTTGCGCTGCCGATCTTCGACGCGCTCTACGACTCGAAGGCTATCCGCAGTGTCCTGCCGCGGCACGAGCAGGGCGCGATACACGCCGCCGACGGCTACGCGCGCGTCACCGGGTCGCCGGGTGTGGGCATCGTGACGAGCGGTCCCGGCGCGACGAACACGGTCACCGGCATCGCGAACGCGTACATGGACTCCATCCCGCTCGTGGTCATCACCGCGCAGGTGGCGACGCACGTCATCGGCACGGACGCCTTCCAGGAGTCCGACATCACGGGGATCACGATCCCCGTCACCAAGCACAACTACCTCGTCAAGGATCCCGCGGACCTGCCCGACGTGATCGCGGAGGCGTTCCACATCGCCACGACGGGACGTCCGGGCCCCGTGTTGGTCGACCTCCCGGTCGACGTGAGCAAGGGCGAGCTGTCGTACCACCATCCCGAGTCCGTGAACCTGCCGGGCTTCAAGCCGACGTACAAGGGCCACGCGAAGCAGATCAAGCAGGCCGCCCAGCTCATCGCGAGAGCGCGCAAGCCGCTTCTCTACGCCGGCGGGGGCGTGCTCTCCTCCGAGGGATGGAAGGAGCTCAAGGAGCTCGCCGAGCTCATGCAGCTCCCCGTCGTCACCACGCTCATGGGCAAGGGCGTCTTCCCTGAGGATCATCACCTCTTCGTAGGGATGCCCGGCATGCACGGGGGCAAGTACACGAACTACGCCATCACGGAGACCGACCTGCTCATCGCAGTCGGCGTGCGCTTCGACGACCGCGTGACCGGCAAGCTCGCGACGTTCGCGACGAAGGCCAAGGTCATCCACGTCGACATCGACCCGGCCGAGATCGGCAAGAACCGTCCCGTCGACGTGCCGATCGTCGGCGACGCGCGCAACGTGCTCGCCGCGATAGTCGCGGAGTTGCGCAAGATGGGCGCCGAGCCGAGGACCGAGGCGTGGATGCGCCTCATCGACGACTGGCGCGCGCGCTACCCGTTCCACTACCACCCGTCCGACGAGCTCGTCATGCCCGAGCTCGTGGTCGAGCGCGTGCGCGAGCTGACGAAGGACCGGCCGACCGTGGTGTGCACGGAGGTCGGGCAGAACCAGATGTGGGCATGTCAGTACATGCGGATCCGCGAACCGCGGACCTGGGTCTCCTCTGGAGGCCTCGGCACGATGGGCTTCGGCTTGCCGGCGGCGATCGGTGCGCAGTTGGGGCGGCCCGGCTACCTCGTCGTCGACATCGCGGGCGACGGCTCGATCCAGATGAACAGCCAGGAGATGGCGACAGCGTCCATCGAGAAGTTGCCGGTGAAGGTTGTGCTGCTCAACAACGGGTTCCTCGGGATGGTCCGCCAGTGGCAGGAACTCTTCTACGACCGCCGCTACGCCTCCTCGGTCCTGCCGGACTGCCCGGACTTCGTGAAGCTCGCCGAGGCGTACGGGTGGCACGGGAGCCGGGTCACGGACCCCGGCGGGATCGACGCCGCGCTCGTCGCGGCGTTCGACCATGACGGTCCGGCGCTGGTGGACTTCCGCGTCACGCCGGAGGAGTGCGTCTACCCGATGGTCGCTCCAGGGGGCTCCATCGACGAGATGCTGGGCGGGATACCCGGCGGTCCCGTCTCGGAGATGCTCGACGGCGAGCTGCTAGAGGAGGTGTGGGAGTAG
- the ilvD gene encoding dihydroxy-acid dehydratase: MRSDRMKTGLAKAPHRSLLKADGLIDEEIARPLVAVVSSANEVIPGHLQLDAIADAVKTGVRIAGGTPLELSTIGICDGIAMNHEGMRYSLPSREVIADSVELAVAAHAFDAVVLIPNCDKVVPGMLMAAARLDLPTVVVSGGPMLAGRFRGRDVDLDTVFTAVGKVRAGEMSELDMAELEDAACPTCGSCAGLFTANSMNCLTEAIGMGLPGNGTVPAVYSERIRLAKRAGMAVMRLLERGVTARSIMTADAVRNAMTLDMAFGGSSNTVLHLTAIASEAGCPVTLDDWSAVSAATPNLVRVSPASEYHMQDLYAVGGVPAILRELDRAGLVRRGAMTVTGDDIGRTAAAAPAADGAVIRTLEDPYYPEGGLRVLRGNLAPAGAVIKQSAVGPEMRRHTGPARVFDSEDAAVEAILGKRIVEGDVVVIRYEGPKGGPGMREMLTPTAAISGMGLSSSVALVTDGRFSGATKGPAVGHVCPEAADGGPIALVEEGDDITIDIDAGTITLEVTEERLAMRRRDWTAPEPSVTSGYLARYARTVGSADEGAVVS, from the coding sequence CTGCGCAGCGACCGCATGAAGACGGGCCTGGCCAAGGCACCACACCGTAGCCTGCTCAAGGCCGACGGTCTTATCGACGAGGAGATAGCCCGGCCGCTCGTCGCCGTCGTCTCCTCGGCCAACGAGGTCATCCCGGGCCACCTGCAACTCGACGCCATCGCCGACGCCGTGAAGACCGGCGTGCGCATCGCGGGCGGAACGCCGCTCGAGCTGTCCACGATCGGCATCTGCGACGGCATCGCGATGAACCACGAGGGCATGCGCTACTCGCTGCCGAGCCGCGAGGTGATCGCGGATTCGGTCGAGCTCGCCGTCGCGGCTCACGCGTTCGATGCGGTGGTCCTCATCCCGAACTGCGACAAGGTGGTTCCCGGGATGCTGATGGCCGCCGCTCGCCTCGACCTGCCGACGGTCGTCGTCTCCGGCGGCCCGATGCTCGCCGGGCGCTTCCGCGGGAGGGACGTCGATCTCGACACGGTCTTCACCGCTGTCGGCAAGGTGCGCGCGGGCGAGATGAGCGAACTGGACATGGCGGAACTCGAGGACGCGGCCTGCCCGACGTGCGGGAGCTGCGCCGGTCTCTTCACCGCGAACTCGATGAACTGCCTGACCGAGGCGATCGGCATGGGGCTGCCGGGCAACGGCACGGTCCCCGCGGTCTACTCCGAGAGGATCCGGCTCGCGAAGCGGGCCGGCATGGCCGTGATGCGGCTGCTCGAGAGGGGTGTCACGGCCCGCTCGATCATGACCGCCGACGCGGTGCGCAACGCGATGACGCTCGACATGGCGTTCGGCGGGTCGAGCAACACGGTGCTCCACCTCACGGCGATAGCTAGCGAGGCGGGCTGTCCGGTCACGCTCGACGACTGGTCCGCCGTGAGCGCCGCGACGCCGAACCTCGTGCGCGTCTCCCCTGCGAGCGAGTACCACATGCAGGACCTGTACGCGGTCGGCGGCGTTCCCGCCATCCTGCGCGAGCTCGACCGTGCCGGGCTCGTGCGCCGGGGCGCGATGACGGTCACCGGAGACGACATCGGCAGGACCGCGGCCGCGGCCCCCGCTGCGGACGGGGCGGTCATCCGCACGCTGGAAGACCCGTATTATCCCGAGGGTGGTCTGCGCGTGCTGCGCGGCAACCTTGCGCCCGCCGGCGCCGTCATCAAGCAGTCGGCCGTCGGTCCCGAGATGCGACGGCACACCGGTCCGGCGCGCGTATTCGATTCCGAGGACGCGGCTGTCGAGGCGATCCTCGGCAAGCGCATCGTCGAGGGTGACGTCGTCGTCATCCGATACGAAGGTCCGAAGGGCGGCCCCGGTATGCGCGAGATGCTCACGCCGACGGCGGCCATCTCCGGCATGGGGCTCTCGTCGTCGGTCGCGCTCGTGACGGACGGACGGTTCTCCGGCGCCACGAAGGGGCCGGCCGTCGGTCACGTCTGCCCGGAAGCGGCCGATGGCGGCCCGATCGCGCTGGTCGAGGAGGGTGACGACATCACCATCGACATCGACGCGGGTACGATCACCCTCGAGGTCACGGAGGAGCGTCTGGCGATGCGCCGGCGCGATTGGACGGCGCCGGAGCCCAGCGTCACGTCGGGCTATCTGGCGCGCTACGCGCGTACGGTCGGAAGCGCCGATGAAGGGGCGGTGGTGTCATGA